In a genomic window of Nothobranchius furzeri strain GRZ-AD chromosome 14, NfurGRZ-RIMD1, whole genome shotgun sequence:
- the LOC107389819 gene encoding immunoglobulin-like domain-containing receptor 2 isoform X3 translates to MKLDNKMNFYRLVILLAASVCVCDGVHVAVQEKQQIRMLFQSVALHCHYQTASKQTPMVHWWYKSYCRDRSKDSFSLPESLGIKTTDQAATAHLDCSDSSRTVRLVASTQGASLTLGAHYKGRDISIVNKADLRIGELQWGDSGVYFCKVTIADDLEGRNEDHIELLVLGRTGEQNDLLPEFDLQIMPEWAFVACVALGSILFLLLWGICWCQCCPHSCCCYVRCCCCPDTCCCPRHLYEAGKMAKSQQPAPIPVYPYYIPGVPTVVPLAPSSHLDAKISTVTSTENNLAGASSMSELSSLHDGGNTDFRNNYQAVQMKALPPIADQDDQVRPAPHTQSRRSRQNRGNQSDDELERRWNPRSEHLQRKTLGRRGRTGSLDELEEFARSYSSRARRPEPPDRTYKHDYSPPRRFYQDEEDGWGRRSPSPLQKRRDTWDIDRPSRRALSKSYDDGFLTSVLENKARGRGGDMGAGRQEEDSDTPSKGSSRGKGSDSYYSRSPSNRPDDEDPLPPYSELEAGRYRRADPTSDRYRTADLPRSERTRTIEPGLRPFSYTRPHLGAAQTLQGLREERDRTRNLSAALSRDSLIV, encoded by the exons atgAAATTAGACAATAAAATGAACTTTTACCGCCTGGTGATTCTCTTGGCAGCGTCGG tgtgtgtgtgtgatggcgtGCATGTTGCTGTgcaggagaagcagcagatcAGGATGCTCTTCCAGTCTGTGGCCCTCCACTGTCATTACCAAACAGCCTCCAAACAAACTCCGATGGTGCATTGGTGGTACAAGTCCTACTGTCGAGACCGATCAAAAGACTCCTTTAGCCTGCCGGAGAGTCTGGGCATTAAGACCACCGATCAGGCAGCCACAGCCCACCTGGACTGTTCCGACAGCAGCCGCACAGTTCGGCTTGTTGCCTCGACTCAAGGAGCCTCCCTGACTCTGGGAGCTCACTACAAAGGCAGAGACATTTCCATCGTAAACA AAGCTGACCTTCGTATTGGGGAGCTGCAATGGGGCGACAGTGGAGTCTACTTCTGTAAAGTCACCATCGCTGACGATCTGGAGGGAAGGAACGAGGACCACATAGAGTTACTGGTGCTTG GCAGGACAGGTGAGCAGAACGATCTTCTACCTGAGTTTGATCTGCAGATTATGCCAG AGTGGGCATTTGTGGCTTGCGTAGCCCTGGGCAGCATCTTATTCCTGTTGTTGTGGGGAATCTGCTGGTGCCAGTGCTGTCCTCACTCTTGCTGCTGCTAtgtccgctgctgctgctgtcccgATACCTGCTGCTGCCCACGACACT TGTACGAGGCAGGGAAGATGGCCAAGAGTCAACAGCCTGCTCCGATTCCTGTGTATCCATACTACATTCCTGGTGTACCTACTGTTGTCCCTCTTGCTCCATCATCGCATCTGGATGCAAAGATCTCTACAGTTACATCAACTGAAAATAACCTGGCTGGAG CCAGCAGCATGTCAGAGCTGAGTTCACTTCACGACGGAGGAAACACAGATTTCAGGAACAACTATCAGGCAGTTCAGATGAAGGCGCTTCCACCTATCGCGGACCAAGACGACCAAGTGAGACCAGCTCCTCACACTCAGAGTCGACGTTCCAGACAAAacagaggcaatcagtcagatgaTGAACTGGAACGCAG GTGGAATCCTCgctcagaacacctgcagaggaagACGTTGGGCAGAAGAGGACGCACCGGCTCTCTGGATGAGCTGGAGGAATTTGCTCGATCCTACAGCTCTCGAGCTCGTCGACCTGAACCTCCAGACCGGACTTATAAGCACGACTACAGCCCTCCCAGAAGGTTCTACCAGGATGAAGAGGATGGATGGGGCCGCCGCAGCCCCTCCCCTTTGCAAAAGAGAAGGGACACATGGGACATTGACCGTCCATCTCGAAGGGCCTTGAGCAAAAGTTATGATGACGGCTTTCTCACTAGTGTGCTGGAGAATAAAGCGAGAGGACGAGGAGGGGACATGGGGGCTGGGAGACAGGAGGAGGACAGTGACACCCCTTCTAAAGGCAGCTCCAGAGGAAAGGGCAGTGATAGTTACTACAGCCGGTCACCAAGCAACCGTCCAGATGACGAGGACCCTCTACCTCCATACTCGGAGCTGGAGGCGGGGCGTTACCGTAGGGCTGACCCAACCTCAGACCGGTACCGTACAGCAGATCTACCCAGATCAGAAAGAACCAGGACCATTGAGCCCGGCCTGAGGCCCTTCTCCTACACTCGTCCTCACCTGGGAGCCGCTCAGACGCTACAGGGGCTCAGAGAGGAGCGAGACAGGACCCGTAACCTG AGCGCTGCGCTGAGCAGGGATTCACTCATAGTGTGA
- the LOC107389819 gene encoding immunoglobulin-like domain-containing receptor 2 isoform X2, which produces MKLDNKMNFYRLVILLAASVCVCDGVHVAVQEKQQIRMLFQSVALHCHYQTASKQTPMVHWWYKSYCRDRSKDSFSLPESLGIKTTDQAATAHLDCSDSSRTVRLVASTQGASLTLGAHYKGRDISIVNKADLRIGELQWGDSGVYFCKVTIADDLEGRNEDHIELLVLEWAFVACVALGSILFLLLWGICWCQCCPHSCCCYVRCCCCPDTCCCPRHLYEAGKMAKSQQPAPIPVYPYYIPGVPTVVPLAPSSHLDAKISTVTSTENNLAGVCSSYRLTTSSNQDSMKVLYYIEKELAEFPPSKMPSLKSSSMSELSSLHDGGNTDFRNNYQAVQMKALPPIADQDDQVRPAPHTQSRRSRQNRGNQSDDELERRWNPRSEHLQRKTLGRRGRTGSLDELEEFARSYSSRARRPEPPDRTYKHDYSPPRRFYQDEEDGWGRRSPSPLQKRRDTWDIDRPSRRALSKSYDDGFLTSVLENKARGRGGDMGAGRQEEDSDTPSKGSSRGKGSDSYYSRSPSNRPDDEDPLPPYSELEAGRYRRADPTSDRYRTADLPRSERTRTIEPGLRPFSYTRPHLGAAQTLQGLREERDRTRNLSAALSRDSLIV; this is translated from the exons atgAAATTAGACAATAAAATGAACTTTTACCGCCTGGTGATTCTCTTGGCAGCGTCGG tgtgtgtgtgtgatggcgtGCATGTTGCTGTgcaggagaagcagcagatcAGGATGCTCTTCCAGTCTGTGGCCCTCCACTGTCATTACCAAACAGCCTCCAAACAAACTCCGATGGTGCATTGGTGGTACAAGTCCTACTGTCGAGACCGATCAAAAGACTCCTTTAGCCTGCCGGAGAGTCTGGGCATTAAGACCACCGATCAGGCAGCCACAGCCCACCTGGACTGTTCCGACAGCAGCCGCACAGTTCGGCTTGTTGCCTCGACTCAAGGAGCCTCCCTGACTCTGGGAGCTCACTACAAAGGCAGAGACATTTCCATCGTAAACA AAGCTGACCTTCGTATTGGGGAGCTGCAATGGGGCGACAGTGGAGTCTACTTCTGTAAAGTCACCATCGCTGACGATCTGGAGGGAAGGAACGAGGACCACATAGAGTTACTGGTGCTTG AGTGGGCATTTGTGGCTTGCGTAGCCCTGGGCAGCATCTTATTCCTGTTGTTGTGGGGAATCTGCTGGTGCCAGTGCTGTCCTCACTCTTGCTGCTGCTAtgtccgctgctgctgctgtcccgATACCTGCTGCTGCCCACGACACT TGTACGAGGCAGGGAAGATGGCCAAGAGTCAACAGCCTGCTCCGATTCCTGTGTATCCATACTACATTCCTGGTGTACCTACTGTTGTCCCTCTTGCTCCATCATCGCATCTGGATGCAAAGATCTCTACAGTTACATCAACTGAAAATAACCTGGCTGGAG TGTGCAGTAGTTACCGACTGACCACGAGCTCAAATCAGGACTCCATGAAAGTTCTCTACTACATAGAGAAGGAGCTGGCTGAGTTTCCACCCAGCAAAATGCCTTCTCTCAAAT CCAGCAGCATGTCAGAGCTGAGTTCACTTCACGACGGAGGAAACACAGATTTCAGGAACAACTATCAGGCAGTTCAGATGAAGGCGCTTCCACCTATCGCGGACCAAGACGACCAAGTGAGACCAGCTCCTCACACTCAGAGTCGACGTTCCAGACAAAacagaggcaatcagtcagatgaTGAACTGGAACGCAG GTGGAATCCTCgctcagaacacctgcagaggaagACGTTGGGCAGAAGAGGACGCACCGGCTCTCTGGATGAGCTGGAGGAATTTGCTCGATCCTACAGCTCTCGAGCTCGTCGACCTGAACCTCCAGACCGGACTTATAAGCACGACTACAGCCCTCCCAGAAGGTTCTACCAGGATGAAGAGGATGGATGGGGCCGCCGCAGCCCCTCCCCTTTGCAAAAGAGAAGGGACACATGGGACATTGACCGTCCATCTCGAAGGGCCTTGAGCAAAAGTTATGATGACGGCTTTCTCACTAGTGTGCTGGAGAATAAAGCGAGAGGACGAGGAGGGGACATGGGGGCTGGGAGACAGGAGGAGGACAGTGACACCCCTTCTAAAGGCAGCTCCAGAGGAAAGGGCAGTGATAGTTACTACAGCCGGTCACCAAGCAACCGTCCAGATGACGAGGACCCTCTACCTCCATACTCGGAGCTGGAGGCGGGGCGTTACCGTAGGGCTGACCCAACCTCAGACCGGTACCGTACAGCAGATCTACCCAGATCAGAAAGAACCAGGACCATTGAGCCCGGCCTGAGGCCCTTCTCCTACACTCGTCCTCACCTGGGAGCCGCTCAGACGCTACAGGGGCTCAGAGAGGAGCGAGACAGGACCCGTAACCTG AGCGCTGCGCTGAGCAGGGATTCACTCATAGTGTGA
- the LOC107389819 gene encoding immunoglobulin-like domain-containing receptor 2 isoform X1 — protein MKLDNKMNFYRLVILLAASVCVCDGVHVAVQEKQQIRMLFQSVALHCHYQTASKQTPMVHWWYKSYCRDRSKDSFSLPESLGIKTTDQAATAHLDCSDSSRTVRLVASTQGASLTLGAHYKGRDISIVNKADLRIGELQWGDSGVYFCKVTIADDLEGRNEDHIELLVLGRTGEQNDLLPEFDLQIMPEWAFVACVALGSILFLLLWGICWCQCCPHSCCCYVRCCCCPDTCCCPRHLYEAGKMAKSQQPAPIPVYPYYIPGVPTVVPLAPSSHLDAKISTVTSTENNLAGVCSSYRLTTSSNQDSMKVLYYIEKELAEFPPSKMPSLKSSSMSELSSLHDGGNTDFRNNYQAVQMKALPPIADQDDQVRPAPHTQSRRSRQNRGNQSDDELERRWNPRSEHLQRKTLGRRGRTGSLDELEEFARSYSSRARRPEPPDRTYKHDYSPPRRFYQDEEDGWGRRSPSPLQKRRDTWDIDRPSRRALSKSYDDGFLTSVLENKARGRGGDMGAGRQEEDSDTPSKGSSRGKGSDSYYSRSPSNRPDDEDPLPPYSELEAGRYRRADPTSDRYRTADLPRSERTRTIEPGLRPFSYTRPHLGAAQTLQGLREERDRTRNLSAALSRDSLIV, from the exons atgAAATTAGACAATAAAATGAACTTTTACCGCCTGGTGATTCTCTTGGCAGCGTCGG tgtgtgtgtgtgatggcgtGCATGTTGCTGTgcaggagaagcagcagatcAGGATGCTCTTCCAGTCTGTGGCCCTCCACTGTCATTACCAAACAGCCTCCAAACAAACTCCGATGGTGCATTGGTGGTACAAGTCCTACTGTCGAGACCGATCAAAAGACTCCTTTAGCCTGCCGGAGAGTCTGGGCATTAAGACCACCGATCAGGCAGCCACAGCCCACCTGGACTGTTCCGACAGCAGCCGCACAGTTCGGCTTGTTGCCTCGACTCAAGGAGCCTCCCTGACTCTGGGAGCTCACTACAAAGGCAGAGACATTTCCATCGTAAACA AAGCTGACCTTCGTATTGGGGAGCTGCAATGGGGCGACAGTGGAGTCTACTTCTGTAAAGTCACCATCGCTGACGATCTGGAGGGAAGGAACGAGGACCACATAGAGTTACTGGTGCTTG GCAGGACAGGTGAGCAGAACGATCTTCTACCTGAGTTTGATCTGCAGATTATGCCAG AGTGGGCATTTGTGGCTTGCGTAGCCCTGGGCAGCATCTTATTCCTGTTGTTGTGGGGAATCTGCTGGTGCCAGTGCTGTCCTCACTCTTGCTGCTGCTAtgtccgctgctgctgctgtcccgATACCTGCTGCTGCCCACGACACT TGTACGAGGCAGGGAAGATGGCCAAGAGTCAACAGCCTGCTCCGATTCCTGTGTATCCATACTACATTCCTGGTGTACCTACTGTTGTCCCTCTTGCTCCATCATCGCATCTGGATGCAAAGATCTCTACAGTTACATCAACTGAAAATAACCTGGCTGGAG TGTGCAGTAGTTACCGACTGACCACGAGCTCAAATCAGGACTCCATGAAAGTTCTCTACTACATAGAGAAGGAGCTGGCTGAGTTTCCACCCAGCAAAATGCCTTCTCTCAAAT CCAGCAGCATGTCAGAGCTGAGTTCACTTCACGACGGAGGAAACACAGATTTCAGGAACAACTATCAGGCAGTTCAGATGAAGGCGCTTCCACCTATCGCGGACCAAGACGACCAAGTGAGACCAGCTCCTCACACTCAGAGTCGACGTTCCAGACAAAacagaggcaatcagtcagatgaTGAACTGGAACGCAG GTGGAATCCTCgctcagaacacctgcagaggaagACGTTGGGCAGAAGAGGACGCACCGGCTCTCTGGATGAGCTGGAGGAATTTGCTCGATCCTACAGCTCTCGAGCTCGTCGACCTGAACCTCCAGACCGGACTTATAAGCACGACTACAGCCCTCCCAGAAGGTTCTACCAGGATGAAGAGGATGGATGGGGCCGCCGCAGCCCCTCCCCTTTGCAAAAGAGAAGGGACACATGGGACATTGACCGTCCATCTCGAAGGGCCTTGAGCAAAAGTTATGATGACGGCTTTCTCACTAGTGTGCTGGAGAATAAAGCGAGAGGACGAGGAGGGGACATGGGGGCTGGGAGACAGGAGGAGGACAGTGACACCCCTTCTAAAGGCAGCTCCAGAGGAAAGGGCAGTGATAGTTACTACAGCCGGTCACCAAGCAACCGTCCAGATGACGAGGACCCTCTACCTCCATACTCGGAGCTGGAGGCGGGGCGTTACCGTAGGGCTGACCCAACCTCAGACCGGTACCGTACAGCAGATCTACCCAGATCAGAAAGAACCAGGACCATTGAGCCCGGCCTGAGGCCCTTCTCCTACACTCGTCCTCACCTGGGAGCCGCTCAGACGCTACAGGGGCTCAGAGAGGAGCGAGACAGGACCCGTAACCTG AGCGCTGCGCTGAGCAGGGATTCACTCATAGTGTGA
- the LOC107389818 gene encoding V-set and immunoglobulin domain-containing protein 1: MISRRQLSWQKLSVFFTVLPCCWSLQVSIQNKEYKVTKGGEVALVCSFIPAAPVESNFILTWDAHPDVTGDPLKPVATYILNNPVRISPSYEGRASVEVDIPKGKSTLHLTKVTMQDNRHYQCNIRILEDDEGTTAASTFLLVLEPPSQPVCTLQGSAEYFHNITLTCKSQEGSPQPVYQWATYSVENIPREFPPKTTQNNGVLSLFNISRDSSGFFICLSSNEIGSASCNFTLAVMPSSMKLGSTAGIIGGVVAGIVVLGIIIFCGCCRKKGKSKENAEDSPKDMVFYDKDGLESGEPYLDDRSKIEKNLVEQFEDKYVAHQSQDSILIQKDEDDQNSYISSKKIHDEKGSDLGSHQYQEEQQKHCHRSQDRRDDHGDHYGSRDCLEDRRDYYGSRDRLEGHRDHYGSRDRLEDRRDHYGSRDCLDNRRDHYGSRDRLEDSRDHYGSRDRLEDRRDHYGSRDCLDNRRDHYGSRDRLEDSRDHYGSRDRLDDRHDHYGSRDRLEDSRDHYGSRDCLDNRRDHYGSRDRLEDSRDHYGSRDRLDDRHDHYGSRDRLDDRHHYGSRDHLDNRHDRYGSQDHLESR, translated from the exons ATGATATCAAGAAGACAGCTGAGTTGGCAGAAGTTGAGTGTTTTCTTCACAG TGCTTCCTTGCTGCTGGAGTTTGCAAGTGTCTATTCAAAACAAGGAATACAAAGTCACCAAGGGGGGAGAAGTGGCATTGGTCTGTTCTTTTATCCCTGCTGCTCCTGTTGAGAGCAACTTTATCCTCACATGGGATGCTCACCCAGATGTTACTGGAGATCCACTG AAACCTGTGGCCACCTACATCCTGAACAATCCAGTTAGAATTTCACCCTCTTATGAAGGCAGAGCCTCTGTGGAGGTTGACATTCCTAAGGGAAAGAGCACGCTCCACTTAACAAAGGTGACAATGCAGGACAATCGTCATTACCAGTGCAACATCAGAATACTCGAGGATGATGAAGGAACAACAGCTGCGTCCACCTTCCTTTTGGTTCTGG AACCTCCTTCTCAACCAGTCTGCACCCTTCAGGGATCAGCAGAATATTTCCACAACATCACACTCACCTGTAAGTCCCAGGAGGGCTCCCCTCAACCGGTCTATCAGTGGGCAACCTACAGTGTGGAAAACATTCCCAGAGAATTTCCGCCAAAGACAACTCAAA ATAATGGAGTTTTGTCACTCTTCAATATTTCAAGAGACTCATCTGGGTTTTTCATTTGCCTTTCATCAAATGAAATTGGTTCTGCCAGCTGCAACTTTACCCTAGCTGTGATGCCAA GCAGTATGAAACTTGGGTCTACTGCAGGCATAATTGGAGGAGTCGTTGCAGGTATAGTGGTTCTGGGGATTATCATTTTCTGCGGCTGCTGCAGGAAGAAGGGAAAAAGCAAAGAAAATGCTGAAGA TTCTCCTAAGGATATGGTGTTTTATGACAAAGATGGTCTGGAGTCTGGAGAGCCGTACTTGGATGATAGGTCAAAGATTGAGAAAAATCTGGTTGAGCAGTTTGAAGACAAATATGTTGCTCATCAAAGCCAAGATAGCATACTGATACAAAAGGATGAGGATGATCAAAATAGTTACATTAGTAGTAAAAAGATACATGATGAGAAGGGCAGTGATCTTGGTTCTCATCAGTATCAGGAAGAGCAACAGAAACACTGCCACAGAAGTCAAGATCGCCGTGATGATCACGGTGACCATTATGGAAGTCGAGATTGCCTGGAAGATCGCCGGGATTACTATGGAAGTCGAGATCGCCTTGAAGGCCATCGGGATCACTATGGAAGTCGAGATCGCCTTGAAGACCGCCGTGATCACTATGGAAGTCGAGATTGCCTTGACAACCGCCGGGATCACTATGGAAGTCGAGACCGCCTTGAAGACAGCCGGGATCACTATGGAAGTCGAGATCGCCTTGAAGACCGCCGTGATCACTATGGAAGTCGAGATTGCCTTGACAACCGCCGGGATCACTATGGAAGTCGAGACCGCCTTGAAGACAGCCGGGATCACTATGGAAGTCGAGACCGCCTTGATGACCGCCATGATCACTATGGAAGTCGAGACCGCCTTGAAGACAGCCGTGATCACTATGGAAGTCGAGATTGCCTTGACAACCGCCGGGATCACTATGGAAGTCGAGACCGCCTTGAAGACAGCCGGGATCACTATGGAAGTCGAGACCGCCTTGATGACCGCCATGATCACTATGGAAGTAGAGATCGCCTTGATGACCGCCACCACTACGGAAGTCGTGATCATCTTGACAACCGTCATGATCGCTATGGAAGTCAAGATCATCTAGAATCTAGATGA